In Eleutherodactylus coqui strain aEleCoq1 chromosome 4, aEleCoq1.hap1, whole genome shotgun sequence, the following are encoded in one genomic region:
- the TMEM81 gene encoding transmembrane protein 81 — MLVLPSLFIIFVAITSFAQDWEDFVTVTIPSILENVSIRTVIETTECSVTCGIGSKIEKRCLVDRAGIQNDCEVVRVDCLRNWLCGIQIYTVKTGDNFIMDCQIPPTGTLGGRKLYYWRIARATVTTSERYFQPLKVTNYTLVFESIQEEDAGTYLCDVQREDDLKLVKRIYFGVKVIATGIMDIDFYKYVISKQQLTTLAEGLTTPVVEEKVELHGGIYSYVAIGSSVGLLAGIAVLVVSRCTFRSKKVEDIQKAC, encoded by the coding sequence ATGCTTGTACTTCCCTCCTTGTTTATAATCTTTGTTGCTATCACTTCTTTTGCCCAAGATTGGGAAGATTTTGTTACTGTCACAATACCATCAATACTGGAGAATGTTTCTATCAGGACAGTCATAGAAACCACAGAATGTAGTGTGACGTGTGGAATAGGCAGCAAGATAGAAAAACGTTGCCTTGTAGACCGAGCCGGCATTCAGAACGACTGTGAGGTTGTGAGGGTGGACTGTCTCCGAAACTGGCTCTGTGGTATACAGATCTACACCGTCAAGACGGGGGATAATTTCATCATGGACTGTCAGATTCCACCCACTGGAACTTTAGGTGGGCGAAAGCTTTACTATTGGAGAATAGCTCGTGCGACCGTGACCACTAGTGAGCGCTATTTCCAACCACTGAAAGTTACCAATTACACCTTAGTATTTGAATCCATACAGGAGGAAGATGCTGGAACTTATCTCTGTGATGTGCAAAGAGAAGATGACCTGAAGTTAGTTAAACGCATTTACTTTGGAGTTAAAGTCATCGCCACTGGCATTATGGATATAGATTTTTACAAGTATGTCATAAGCAAACAGCAGCTGACGACTTTGGCGGAAGGACTTACTACACCAGTTGTAGAGGAAAAGGTTGAATTGCACGGAGGAATATACAGCTATGTTGCGATTGGGAGCTCTGTGGGTCTACTGGCAGGCATAGCTGTTTTAGTGGTGAGCCGATGTACATTTAGATCCAAAAAGGTAGAGGACATCCAGAAAGCTTGCTGA
- the RBBP5 gene encoding retinoblastoma-binding protein 5 isoform X2 has protein sequence MALTCTFNRWGTLLAVGCNDGRIVIWDFLTRGIAKILSAHIHPVCSLCWSRDGHKLVSASTDNIVSLWDILTGDCDQRFRFPSPILKVQFHPRDQDKVLVCPMKSAPVMLTLSDSSHVVLPVDDDSDLNVVASFDRRGEYIYTGNAKGKILVLKTNTQALVASFRVTTGTSNTTAIKSIEFARKGSCFLINTADRIIRVYDGREILTCGRDGEPEPMQKLQDLVNRTPWKKCCFSGDGEYIVAGSARQHALYIWEKSIGNLVKILHGTRGELLLDVAWHPVRPIIASISSGVVSIWAQNQVENWSAFAPDFKELDENVEYEERESEFDIEDEDKSEPEQTGGDAAEDEEVDVTSVDRIAAFCSSDEELEDTKALLYLPIAPEVEDPEENPYGPPPDAGQMSLNEDGTGTEKKRQATSDGAQPPKKKPKTTIVELQGVPSDEVHPLLGVKGDSKSKKKQSGRPKGAKGKERDSPFKSKIFKGDRGMPLDSAMKGKAPGELPQVLTGGGAISELL, from the exons CTGGAGTAGAGATGGGCATAAGCTTGTAAGTGCTtccactgataacattgtatcctTGTGGGACATCCTTACTGGAGACTGTGACCAACGGTTTAGATTCCCTTCTCCAATCCTGAAAGTCCAGTTCCACCCGCGGGATCA GGATAAAGTTCTGGTGTGTCCCATGAAGTCTGCACCCGTCATGCTAACACTGTCAGACTCCAGTCATGTAGTTTTACCAGTGGATGATGATTCTGACCTTAACGTAGTGGCATCCTTCGATCGGCGAGGAGAATATATCTATACAggaaatgcaaagggaaaa ATCTTGGTGTTGAAAACAAACACTCAAGCATTGGTTGCGTCTTTCCGGGTTACAACTGGGACCAGTAATACAACAGCGATCAAATCTATAGAATTTGCCCGCAAGGGCAG ctgttTCTTGATAAACACAGCTGATAGAATTATCAGAGTATATGACGGACGGGAAATATTGACATGTGGCAGGGATGGAGAGCCTGAACCCATGCAGAAACTTCAAGATTTAGTAAACAG GACTCCCTGGAAGAAGTGTTGCTTTTCCGGGGATGGTGAATACATTGTGGCAGGTTCAGCAAGGCAACATGCGCTTTACATCTGGGAGAAAAGCATTGGAAACCTGGTGAAAATCCTGCATGGGACTCGTGGTGAACTGTTATTAGATGTTGCA TGGCATCCTGTCAGACCAATCATTGCATCAATTTCAAGTGGCGTTGTTTCTATATGGGCACAAAACCAAGTG gAAAATTGGAGTGCCTTTGCTCCAGACTTCAAGGAGTTAGACGAGAATGTGGAGTATGAGGAGCGGGAATCTGAGTTTGATATAGAAGATGAAGATAAGAGTGAACCTGAACAAACTG GAGGAGATGCAGCAGAAGATGAAGAAGTGGATGTGACTAGCGTGGACCGTATTGCAGCTTTCTGCAGCAG TGATGAAGAATTGGAAGATACAAAAGCACTTTTATATCTTCCCATTGCTCCAGAAGTAGAGGATCCAGAGGAAAATCCTTATGGGCCACCTCCAGATGCAGGTCAGATGTCCTTGAATGAAGATGGGACAGGAACAGAGAAAAAGCGACAGGCCACCTCAGATGGAGCACAGCCCCCAAAGAAAAAACCAAAGACAACAATTGTTGAGTTGCAAGGAGTACCCAGTGATG AAGTTCACCCGCTGCTGGGAGTTAAGGGGGACAGTAAATCCAAGAAGAAGCAATCCGGACGACCAAAAGGAGCTAAAGGTAAAGAGAGAGACTCTCCATTTAAATCGAAAATCTTCAAAGGTGACAGGGGCATGCCTCTGGATTCAGCAATGAAAGGCAAAGCTCCCGGTGAGCTGCCGCAAGTGCTGACAG GTGGAGGTGCTATCTCTGAGCTGCTGTAA